The Chlamydiales bacterium genome contains the following window.
CCTGCTGTGAAAGTGATGAAACAGAGCGCAACAGGTGGAGAGATGATGGGCTCGAGCGGAATTGCCGTTTAAGCTCTTTTGCGTAACTTGAGAAGAGGCGGAGAGATCCGCCTCTTTTCTTTTTTCACTAATAGCTGCTTGCAGCTCCACTCTCCTTGTTCAATTACTCCCTTTAAAAAGAATTCGATCCAGCCTCTCCAGTCTTTATTTTCAGAAACGGAGTAGAGAGTTTTAAAATAGGTAATGCGATTCATTTTTATGTAACGGCTCATGAAAAAAAGAGGCGAGGAGAGAAGCTTTTTCTTGTAGAAGAGAAGTGGAATGAGCACTCGAGCAACTCGCCCATTTCCATCCATGAAGGGGTGGACGATGAGAAGTTGCGCAGTAAAGATGGCGATCTGCAGGAGCTTATCATCCTTGGATATGCGCAGATAGTGGATCAGATTTTTCATCGAGGGAAGCAGGAGGTCGGGAGAGGGGGGTAAAAAGTAGGCGCTCTCGATTGTTTTACCGATAGGCCCGATCCAGTTCTGACGCGTGCGAAAGCGTCCGATATCGCGCGGCTCTCCGAGATCTTTTTTTACAATTCCGTGAATCTCACGCATGAGAGTTAGCGAGATCGTTCTGTGGCTGATCTGACGCATCGCTCTCGACAGAGCTTTTTCATAACTCTTCAACTGCATGACTTTTTTTTGGGCCGCATGTGAGTGGATGCTACCCAGCGCCTCCTCTCTAACGAGATGTGAGAGGATAATTTTTTTCGCCTCAGGAGTAGCAGAGAGAGCTTCGAACTTTCCAAGCGTAAGATAGGCCTCACCTAGGAGCTTATCCAGCCCCTTCCACTCAATCTTCCGCCGGAGCGGCAGCTTTTCTGGCCTGTTTGGTCTGATCATATTTCTGAGACATACTCTTTTTTCTCAGATTCTGCAAGACTGCAGAAAAAGACCTCTTTCGAAATTCGCTTTGCTTGGAAAAATTTTGCGGCAAAAATGCCAAAAAGGCCAATTTTAACAAGCAAATGGAGTTTCGAAAGAGGTCTAAAGGAAGAGTATTCAAAATGCGGCCTAAAACTGATCTTCGCTTTGCAATACCTTGTGTGCTGATCGCCTCGTTTTTTAGTGCAGCAACAGGAGCTGTGGCTAAATACGCCTCTCCGACCTTATCGATCGAGCTG
Protein-coding sequences here:
- a CDS encoding Fic family protein, encoding MIRPNRPEKLPLRRKIEWKGLDKLLGEAYLTLGKFEALSATPEAKKIILSHLVREEALGSIHSHAAQKKVMQLKSYEKALSRAMRQISHRTISLTLMREIHGIVKKDLGEPRDIGRFRTRQNWIGPIGKTIESAYFLPPSPDLLLPSMKNLIHYLRISKDDKLLQIAIFTAQLLIVHPFMDGNGRVARVLIPLLFYKKKLLSSPLFFMSRYIKMNRITYFKTLYSVSENKDWRGWIEFFLKGVIEQGEWSCKQLLVKKEKRRISPPLLKLRKRA